From Amphritea atlantica, a single genomic window includes:
- a CDS encoding HDOD domain-containing protein: METTSDSQVLMARQPIFDRTQRVVAYELLYRDEQGSENGLFRNSGSTSEVILNSYTSISDQGELKRVPAFINLSRDLLVSDDFPELPRKNIVLEIHQNIKIDREVIVAIYHLVKAGYRIALDHFTYKPQYEPLLKMAHIVKVDVQNMSFEEVAEQVRLLTPFKVTLLAEKIQTVEMLEECNKLGFKLFQGHFLSKPKLVKGKKVDPNQATLFELVQELQNPNTTPERLEHLIIRDPVLTYKLLRIVNSAAYSLVRKVESLTEAVVMLGMTQIRKWATLIALNNQSGKPEEICRGLLVRGRMCEEIALATKRSNPGSYFMTGMMSNLHLLLDIDRESMLREVPLSDEIKNAILLNAGDMGETLMFVGNYEAGDWDLLPTDFDSNLYESSYRKALDWSKEAMQALNDLD; the protein is encoded by the coding sequence ATGGAAACCACATCAGATTCACAAGTTCTGATGGCCCGACAGCCGATCTTTGATCGCACCCAGAGGGTTGTAGCTTATGAACTGCTCTACCGGGATGAGCAGGGCTCAGAGAACGGTCTGTTTCGCAATTCAGGCAGCACCAGTGAGGTAATCCTCAACTCCTACACCAGCATCTCAGATCAGGGTGAGCTTAAGCGGGTACCCGCGTTTATCAATCTCAGTCGTGACCTACTGGTCTCTGACGATTTTCCAGAGTTACCGCGCAAAAATATCGTGCTGGAAATTCATCAGAACATTAAAATAGATCGTGAAGTAATCGTTGCTATATACCACCTTGTTAAGGCGGGCTACCGGATTGCTCTGGATCATTTCACCTATAAACCCCAATATGAACCCCTGTTAAAGATGGCTCATATTGTAAAAGTAGATGTTCAGAATATGAGCTTTGAAGAGGTTGCAGAACAGGTACGCCTGCTGACGCCCTTCAAGGTCACCCTGCTGGCGGAAAAAATCCAGACCGTTGAGATGCTTGAAGAGTGTAATAAACTCGGTTTTAAACTGTTTCAGGGACACTTTCTCAGTAAACCCAAACTGGTTAAAGGCAAAAAAGTTGACCCCAACCAGGCAACACTGTTTGAACTGGTTCAGGAACTCCAGAATCCCAATACCACGCCAGAACGCCTTGAACATCTGATTATTCGCGATCCGGTACTGACCTATAAACTCCTGCGCATCGTTAACTCTGCAGCCTACTCTCTGGTCCGTAAGGTTGAATCCCTGACTGAGGCCGTCGTCATGCTGGGAATGACACAGATACGCAAGTGGGCCACTCTGATCGCACTGAACAATCAGAGCGGTAAACCGGAAGAGATCTGCCGCGGCCTGCTGGTCCGCGGACGAATGTGTGAAGAGATCGCACTGGCGACTAAACGCAGCAACCCGGGCAGCTATTTCATGACCGGTATGATGTCCAACCTGCATCTGCTGCTGGATATCGATCGCGAATCGATGCTCAGAGAGGTTCCGCTAAGTGACGAAATCAAAAATGCGATCCTCCTTAACGCAGGAGATATGGGTGAAACACTGATGTTTGTCGGCAACTACGAAGCCGGTGACTGGGATCTGCTGCCCACCGATTTCGATTCTAACCTCTATGAAAGCAGCTATCGCAAAGCGCTGGACTGGAGTAAAGAAGCGATGCAGGCACTCAACGACCTTGACTGA
- a CDS encoding CGNR zinc finger domain-containing protein: protein MTLWNEDAFIGGHPALDFVNTVEDQDKRRDSSRISDWASFLGWAQVSSVFSEEQMNVLENEIQQADISTLLTNIHELRETAYAALNCIVSGENKTGVALQKLEDGIRTAINNSSLKLAENNYIWVPNMAKPSWVIDVLTLSIESLLRSEDITKLKECGRCSWMFLNRGRGRGRRWCNMGTCGNRAKSVSFRNRKQ from the coding sequence ATGACGCTATGGAACGAAGATGCGTTCATTGGTGGGCATCCAGCACTTGATTTCGTGAACACCGTCGAAGATCAGGATAAGCGCAGAGACAGTAGTCGTATATCTGACTGGGCAAGCTTTCTGGGATGGGCGCAGGTTTCATCTGTCTTCAGCGAAGAACAGATGAATGTGCTGGAAAATGAAATACAACAAGCAGACATTTCCACTTTGCTGACGAATATTCACGAACTGAGGGAGACAGCATATGCGGCGCTTAACTGCATAGTATCGGGAGAAAATAAAACGGGTGTAGCGCTGCAAAAGCTTGAAGACGGTATAAGAACGGCGATAAATAATTCGTCTTTGAAGCTAGCAGAAAATAACTATATATGGGTACCCAACATGGCGAAGCCGAGCTGGGTAATAGACGTTCTAACGCTATCCATTGAGAGTCTGCTGCGCTCCGAGGACATTACTAAGCTGAAAGAATGTGGGCGTTGTTCATGGATGTTCCTGAATAGAGGCCGGGGAAGGGGGCGACGGTGGTGCAACATGGGGACATGTGGTAATCGGGCAAAGTCTGTATCTTTCAGAAATCGAAAACAGTAG
- a CDS encoding LysR family transcriptional regulator, producing MIDKIELRWLLSFQTVYQQLSFKLAADQLQLPTSNVSRHVALLEQQLNVRLLERTTRKMIPTAAGNQLYRSITPLIQAMNDVLEDVSLQGDSLSGHLKIIMPDLPFLAESIADFCSLHPKIKLSCDTQLNPTEGMLEGFDLVLRFGRGPLEDSGWVAKEILRWSSCVVVAPRLLEHHPLPHSLDELRKMPCITSLSVLQGMPWRFKQNQTIQVQSSYKVNSGNMAKTAALKGLGFAILPTHACQAEIDNGSLIQIDLNSEPEDLVLYAFYSGRKYPLEKVKVFLEHLLSGLGD from the coding sequence ATGATTGATAAAATCGAACTTCGATGGCTACTCAGCTTCCAGACGGTATATCAACAGCTGAGCTTCAAGCTGGCGGCAGATCAACTGCAACTGCCAACATCTAACGTCAGTCGCCATGTCGCCTTATTAGAGCAGCAGTTAAATGTGCGATTATTGGAGCGCACCACACGCAAGATGATCCCAACCGCTGCAGGTAACCAGCTTTACCGTTCCATTACCCCCCTCATTCAGGCAATGAATGATGTACTTGAAGATGTTTCTCTGCAGGGCGACAGCCTGTCTGGCCACCTTAAAATCATCATGCCTGATCTCCCCTTTCTGGCTGAAAGCATCGCTGACTTTTGCTCGCTTCACCCGAAAATAAAGCTTAGCTGTGATACCCAGTTAAACCCGACGGAAGGTATGTTAGAGGGGTTCGATCTGGTGCTGCGCTTTGGCCGTGGCCCATTGGAAGATTCTGGCTGGGTCGCGAAGGAGATACTGCGCTGGTCAAGTTGCGTGGTTGTCGCACCCCGGTTACTTGAACATCATCCATTGCCACACTCTCTGGATGAACTGCGCAAAATGCCCTGTATAACCAGTCTCTCTGTACTACAGGGAATGCCCTGGCGATTTAAACAGAACCAGACCATTCAGGTGCAGTCCAGCTATAAGGTCAACAGTGGTAACATGGCCAAAACAGCCGCACTGAAAGGACTGGGCTTTGCCATCTTACCCACTCATGCATGCCAGGCAGAAATAGACAACGGCTCTCTTATCCAAATTGACCTTAACAGCGAACCGGAAGACCTTGTGCTATACGCATTTTACTCGGGGAGAAAATACCCACTGGAGAAAGTGAAAGTGTTTTTGGAACATTTACTATCGGGGCTTGGAGACTGA
- a CDS encoding CDGSH iron-sulfur domain-containing protein, with translation MTHADVHRAGNAPARVDLIEGETYCWCACGRSANQPFCDGSHQGTGLDPVVFIARKSETVLLCRCKQTGTPPLCDGSHNKSQ, from the coding sequence ATGACTCATGCTGATGTTCATCGTGCAGGCAACGCGCCTGCCAGGGTTGACCTGATAGAGGGCGAGACTTATTGCTGGTGCGCCTGTGGTCGTTCTGCTAATCAGCCTTTCTGTGATGGTTCTCACCAGGGTACCGGGCTGGATCCGGTGGTATTTATCGCCCGCAAAAGTGAAACTGTATTGCTCTGCCGCTGTAAACAAACAGGTACACCCCCCCTCTGTGACGGCAGTCACAATAAGAGCCAATAG
- the rsgA gene encoding ribosome small subunit-dependent GTPase A, giving the protein MTTIFRLSQLGWKPFFQQQLSLEELSGYLPARVAAQHRTQFELYSEQGRQTLHISPNLPSLAVGDWVLLDSHGVFYRALERLSCFSRKAAGSRVSEQLMAANVDTVFVTCSLNQNFSLSRIERYLALTREAKAEAFVVLTKADLFDDPDSLVNQVQALDRRLLVEAVNALDRQSTAVLQPWCRAGSTVAVLGSSGVGKSTLINSLMGRPVQQAKAARDDDDRGRHTTTARSLHLIPDGGVLLDTPGMRELQLSGCEAGIDETFADISALASQCRFTDCQHQDEPGCAVQAALQASLIDQRRLTNYLKLMREQARNSQTLAESRAKDRSLSRYYRKVLHESVKLKKGD; this is encoded by the coding sequence ATGACTACTATTTTCCGTCTGTCCCAACTGGGATGGAAACCCTTTTTTCAGCAACAACTCAGCCTTGAAGAGCTTTCAGGTTATCTGCCCGCCCGTGTGGCTGCACAGCACCGTACTCAGTTTGAGCTTTACAGCGAGCAGGGCAGACAGACCCTCCATATCTCACCAAACCTGCCCTCTCTGGCAGTGGGGGACTGGGTGTTACTCGACAGTCACGGTGTTTTTTATCGCGCGCTTGAGCGCCTTTCCTGTTTCTCCCGTAAGGCGGCTGGCAGCAGGGTGTCAGAGCAGCTGATGGCTGCGAATGTAGATACGGTGTTTGTCACCTGCTCCCTTAACCAGAACTTCTCACTGAGCAGGATAGAGCGCTATCTGGCTTTGACCCGGGAAGCAAAGGCTGAGGCCTTTGTGGTGCTTACCAAGGCCGATCTCTTCGATGACCCGGATAGTCTGGTCAATCAGGTCCAGGCGCTTGATCGCCGGCTATTGGTTGAAGCGGTGAATGCACTGGACCGGCAGAGTACAGCTGTATTACAGCCCTGGTGTCGGGCGGGCAGTACCGTGGCGGTGTTAGGCTCCTCTGGTGTGGGTAAATCAACCCTGATTAATAGCCTGATGGGGCGTCCGGTCCAGCAGGCTAAGGCTGCCCGTGACGATGATGACCGGGGCCGGCATACCACGACGGCTCGCTCACTGCATCTGATTCCCGATGGTGGTGTACTGCTCGATACGCCGGGAATGCGGGAGCTGCAACTGAGCGGGTGTGAAGCCGGTATCGATGAAACGTTCGCCGATATCAGTGCTCTGGCATCACAGTGTCGATTCACTGATTGCCAGCATCAGGATGAGCCTGGTTGTGCTGTTCAGGCGGCCCTGCAGGCATCTCTGATAGATCAGCGTCGGTTGACTAACTACCTGAAACTGATGCGCGAGCAGGCTCGCAATAGTCAGACGCTGGCAGAGAGCAGAGCGAAAGACCGGTCATTGAGCCGTTACTACCGTAAGGTACTGCATGAGAGTGTTAAGCTGAAAAAAGGCGATTAG
- a CDS encoding alpha/beta hydrolase produces the protein MLNLSHRFTFEGQDIAWGSIGEGEPLVLIHGTPFSSQVWRKIAPLLARRRKIYFFDLLGYGLSEKREDQDVSLAVQNTLFAALLQEWGISRPEVLCHDFGGTTALRAYYLNGVRYARLTIIDPVAIAPWGSPFVSHVHEYEEAFAGLPAYAHDALLRAYLQSSAYSELGEETLQIYMTPWQGKVGQAAFYRQIAQMDQRYTDEIEKLYAPMENPVQILWGEKDEWIPISQGKKFANLLTTGVLISVPESGHLMQEDAPEAIVAAMLD, from the coding sequence ATGCTTAATTTATCGCATCGTTTCACATTTGAAGGTCAGGATATTGCCTGGGGAAGTATTGGTGAGGGTGAACCGCTGGTTCTCATTCACGGAACCCCCTTTTCCTCACAAGTTTGGAGGAAGATAGCACCGCTGCTGGCAAGGCGAAGAAAAATCTACTTTTTCGATCTGCTAGGATATGGGCTGTCAGAAAAGCGGGAAGATCAGGATGTATCACTTGCAGTTCAAAATACTCTATTTGCCGCTCTGCTTCAGGAGTGGGGAATCAGCAGGCCTGAAGTTCTTTGTCATGATTTTGGTGGCACAACAGCGTTGCGAGCTTACTACCTGAATGGTGTCCGCTATGCGCGGCTTACTATCATTGACCCAGTAGCAATAGCTCCCTGGGGCTCACCGTTTGTCAGCCATGTCCATGAATACGAAGAAGCATTTGCCGGACTACCCGCATATGCTCATGATGCTCTTCTACGCGCATATCTTCAGAGTTCTGCATATTCTGAACTGGGTGAAGAAACTCTTCAAATCTATATGACACCCTGGCAAGGCAAAGTTGGACAAGCGGCATTCTATCGTCAAATAGCGCAGATGGATCAGCGCTATACTGATGAAATAGAGAAGCTTTACGCCCCCATGGAAAACCCAGTTCAGATTTTGTGGGGCGAAAAAGATGAGTGGATACCTATTTCACAGGGCAAGAAATTTGCGAATCTGCTTACGACAGGAGTGCTAATCTCGGTTCCTGAATCGGGCCATTTGATGCAGGAGGACGCACCAGAAGCCATAGTAGCGGCGATGCTTGACTAA
- a CDS encoding FAD-dependent monooxygenase, whose product MSNIDRIAIVGAGVAGMALAILAAKQGYQVSLYERNSQVSSMGAGVTLWPNAVYILQQMGLEKELKHLGGAPRFMRQFNQQGVLLGELDIETMNSLSGFISVTVLRRDLMSILDSALDDLGVERQFNCTITPQAIEGLKQTFDLVVGADGRMHTVVRQVLYQGKITPRYQGFINIIGISQVEEGALDEAIHDFRGFGERFGIVPVTPGVCYWAAAWSTPMDKERPLSAWYEEMHRRFMNWPGPVQRVLKSYDKTSLRRIFVHDLDPLPYWHKGSVLMIGDAAHASLPTSGQGACQALEDAWHLVRILAEQDELNTALTAFYQRRIAKTSAAQAAGRQLAQGIFSALSEPPASVSGISVEQLTQFWMQGLEVE is encoded by the coding sequence ATGAGCAACATCGATCGAATCGCCATTGTCGGAGCAGGCGTTGCCGGGATGGCGCTGGCGATACTAGCCGCAAAGCAGGGTTATCAGGTGAGTCTGTATGAGCGTAATAGTCAGGTCTCATCCATGGGGGCGGGTGTCACTTTATGGCCAAACGCCGTTTATATTCTGCAGCAGATGGGGTTGGAAAAAGAGCTGAAGCATCTGGGTGGAGCCCCCCGTTTTATGCGTCAGTTTAATCAGCAGGGAGTCCTGTTGGGTGAGCTTGATATTGAGACTATGAATAGTCTGAGTGGCTTTATCAGTGTGACGGTATTACGCCGGGATCTTATGAGCATACTGGACAGCGCGTTAGATGACCTGGGTGTTGAGAGACAGTTCAATTGCACTATAACGCCGCAGGCTATTGAAGGATTAAAGCAAACCTTTGATCTGGTGGTTGGAGCCGATGGGCGAATGCACACGGTGGTGCGTCAGGTCTTATATCAGGGAAAGATAACTCCCCGTTATCAGGGTTTCATCAATATTATTGGTATCAGTCAGGTGGAGGAGGGGGCTTTAGATGAAGCCATTCATGATTTTCGTGGCTTTGGTGAGCGCTTTGGCATTGTTCCGGTTACTCCCGGTGTCTGTTATTGGGCTGCCGCATGGAGCACGCCTATGGATAAAGAGCGGCCTTTATCTGCCTGGTATGAAGAGATGCACCGGCGTTTTATGAACTGGCCTGGTCCGGTACAGCGTGTGCTGAAGTCTTATGATAAAACATCACTCAGGCGCATTTTTGTTCATGATCTTGATCCGCTGCCATATTGGCATAAGGGCAGCGTTTTAATGATTGGAGATGCCGCCCATGCATCTTTGCCGACTTCAGGGCAGGGTGCGTGTCAGGCGTTGGAAGATGCATGGCATCTTGTCCGGATTCTGGCTGAACAGGATGAGCTGAATACAGCCCTGACAGCTTTTTATCAACGACGTATCGCCAAGACGTCTGCCGCACAAGCGGCTGGAAGACAGTTAGCACAGGGGATATTTTCAGCCCTTTCTGAGCCTCCTGCGTCTGTTTCAGGTATTTCGGTTGAGCAGTTAACTCAGTTCTGGATGCAGGGATTAGAGGTTGAGTAA
- a CDS encoding NAD(P)/FAD-dependent oxidoreductase, with protein sequence MQQVDVVIIGAGASGLMCAATAGYRGRSVLLLEHTGKIGRKILMSGGGRCNFTNMHNSPANFLSQNPHFCKSALSRYTAQDFIDLVDRHGVEYHEKTLGQLFCNESSKEILQVLLTECDWAGVEIKTETQVHKLQQTDNGFQLQTTLGNIAAKSVVVATGGLSIPNGGATSFAYDIAEQFSLSVLPRSAALVPFTLQPKDKEQLSELSGVSHRVRASIGKTSFVEMMLFTHRGLSGPAMLQISNYWQPGMEVEIDLFPDFDLLEWLKEQRDSRPKAEITTIMAQQMSKRMAQILCTKFELTGVMGNFSNKQLEAIASAFHNWTVKPSGTEGYRTAEVTLGGIDTDAINQKTMEAKTLPGLYFIGECLDVTGHLGGHNFQWAWASGVAAGQAV encoded by the coding sequence TTGCAACAGGTTGATGTGGTGATAATAGGTGCCGGAGCCTCTGGTCTGATGTGTGCTGCTACAGCAGGCTACCGGGGACGGTCGGTTCTGCTGCTGGAGCATACCGGCAAAATTGGCCGGAAGATTCTGATGTCCGGTGGTGGCCGCTGTAATTTCACTAATATGCACAACAGTCCGGCTAATTTTCTCTCGCAAAATCCCCATTTCTGTAAATCGGCGTTGAGTCGCTACACCGCACAGGATTTTATCGATCTGGTTGATCGTCACGGTGTGGAGTATCACGAGAAAACCCTGGGGCAACTGTTCTGCAACGAATCCAGCAAAGAGATACTGCAGGTTTTACTGACTGAGTGTGACTGGGCGGGGGTTGAGATTAAAACCGAAACCCAGGTGCATAAACTACAGCAAACCGATAACGGTTTTCAGTTGCAAACCACCTTGGGGAATATTGCGGCAAAATCCGTGGTTGTCGCCACCGGTGGTCTGTCTATTCCAAATGGTGGGGCAACCAGCTTTGCCTACGATATAGCTGAACAGTTCTCCCTCAGCGTTTTACCACGATCAGCCGCACTGGTTCCCTTTACCCTGCAACCGAAAGATAAAGAGCAGCTCAGTGAGTTGTCCGGTGTCTCTCACCGGGTGCGGGCGAGCATCGGCAAAACCAGCTTTGTCGAAATGATGCTGTTTACCCATCGTGGCCTGAGTGGTCCTGCGATGCTGCAGATCTCGAACTACTGGCAGCCGGGTATGGAGGTTGAGATCGATCTGTTTCCCGACTTTGATCTGCTTGAGTGGCTCAAAGAACAGCGTGATAGCCGGCCTAAGGCCGAGATTACCACTATTATGGCGCAGCAGATGAGTAAGCGTATGGCGCAAATACTCTGCACAAAGTTTGAATTAACGGGCGTTATGGGTAATTTTTCCAATAAACAGCTGGAAGCCATCGCCTCTGCATTTCATAACTGGACGGTAAAGCCGTCGGGTACCGAGGGCTACCGTACGGCGGAAGTTACACTGGGCGGTATCGATACCGATGCGATCAACCAGAAAACCATGGAGGCAAAAACACTTCCTGGCCTCTATTTCATTGGCGAGTGCCTGGATGTCACCGGACACTTAGGTGGCCACAACTTCCAGTGGGCCTGGGCTTCGGGTGTTGCCGCAGGGCAGGCGGTTTAG
- a CDS encoding diguanylate cyclase: MKHGFVVLFSVLVIMLNSGTCYAQDPISLSQQQTSAIEELNFWRRVNSAPTPSTLSDIKHLYHASPTVDSTIGMHGAFVTKFVIRNASNAGKLWFVNLHANYLDQGLAYWQSTTNDVVDQANFSQRSTANPKLAHAQVFPLFIESGDTVELWIYIEAKRFAVPVTVRLIPESKFYYQQFKDNILTAISIAVMLTLAVIAVFTYVRTRQMIILACAGYVGLHGLGWFAASGQLGYLFNISAINPAYAGILIFPFAIAAASLFTKMLFNCPQDYLRLSRFLHGVSITSVALGILMWVLPFASSYLISHIIAAFWIPISVSIGFFMLGKSDFRAKYYLAGNLTYGLALGYYVLSHTKQVNGDLLPELVVLLALTVDCICILLSLSEWIHIQQKEYYRSYTLSRIDPLTNVGNRHLFSERLSKLSSPYYLTFIDFDGFKQLNDTLGHEQGDRFLIESADIMQRKLKGIGEVFRTGGDEFIWLIVRKQNDKNLLTKISQLIAQTEQELMQAGWQQASLSYGIANSHESDNLSECLSLADKRMYEQKRSKKEVTSAAL; the protein is encoded by the coding sequence ATGAAACATGGATTTGTAGTGCTGTTCAGTGTGCTGGTCATTATGCTAAACAGTGGCACATGTTATGCCCAAGACCCAATTTCCTTGTCTCAGCAACAAACATCCGCAATAGAAGAGCTTAATTTCTGGAGACGTGTTAATTCAGCTCCCACCCCCTCAACGCTTTCAGATATCAAGCACCTCTATCATGCTTCGCCAACGGTAGATTCCACCATCGGCATGCACGGGGCTTTTGTCACCAAATTCGTTATTCGCAATGCCAGCAATGCCGGAAAACTATGGTTTGTTAATCTACATGCTAACTATCTGGACCAGGGCCTGGCCTATTGGCAAAGCACTACCAATGATGTGGTTGATCAGGCAAACTTTAGCCAACGCTCCACGGCCAATCCTAAGTTAGCTCATGCGCAAGTTTTTCCGCTCTTTATTGAGAGTGGAGACACCGTTGAACTGTGGATTTATATTGAAGCTAAGCGATTTGCCGTCCCGGTAACGGTCAGGTTAATACCTGAATCTAAGTTTTATTATCAACAATTTAAGGACAATATACTGACAGCTATCAGCATTGCAGTGATGTTAACTTTGGCTGTGATAGCTGTTTTCACCTATGTACGCACTCGACAAATGATCATTCTGGCATGCGCTGGTTATGTGGGCTTGCATGGCCTTGGCTGGTTTGCAGCATCGGGGCAACTGGGTTATCTGTTTAACATTTCAGCAATTAACCCTGCTTATGCAGGCATACTGATTTTCCCCTTTGCCATTGCTGCTGCAAGCCTGTTCACCAAAATGTTATTTAACTGCCCGCAAGACTATTTAAGACTAAGCAGATTTTTGCACGGTGTTTCCATCACCAGCGTTGCTCTGGGCATATTGATGTGGGTGTTACCGTTTGCATCCAGTTACTTGATTTCACACATAATTGCGGCCTTTTGGATTCCCATATCAGTCAGTATTGGCTTCTTTATGCTGGGGAAAAGTGACTTTCGTGCTAAATATTATTTGGCGGGAAATCTGACCTATGGCCTGGCTTTGGGGTACTACGTGCTTTCACATACCAAACAGGTAAACGGGGACCTATTGCCTGAGCTCGTTGTATTGCTGGCTTTAACGGTTGATTGTATCTGTATTTTGTTGTCTTTATCTGAATGGATTCACATTCAGCAGAAGGAATATTACCGCAGTTACACTCTCTCGCGGATAGATCCATTAACCAATGTCGGTAACCGTCACTTATTTAGTGAAAGGTTAAGTAAGTTATCTTCACCTTATTATCTAACCTTCATCGATTTTGACGGTTTCAAACAGTTGAATGACACACTAGGACACGAACAAGGCGATAGGTTTTTAATTGAATCTGCAGACATAATGCAGCGTAAGCTGAAGGGAATCGGTGAAGTCTTTCGAACGGGTGGCGATGAATTTATCTGGCTAATAGTTAGAAAACAGAATGATAAAAACCTGCTGACAAAAATCTCGCAACTCATCGCTCAAACCGAGCAAGAGTTAATGCAGGCCGGCTGGCAACAAGCAAGCTTAAGTTATGGGATTGCAAACAGCCATGAATCTGACAACTTATCTGAGTGTTTGTCCTTGGCAGATAAACGCATGTATGAGCAAAAACGTTCAAAAAAGGAAGTCACTAGCGCTGCTCTGTAA
- the ylqF gene encoding ribosome biogenesis GTPase YlqF: MSTINWFPGHMHKARKEIAQVMDEIDVVIEVLDARLPVSSENPMVSQLRKGTPVIKLLNKSDLADPARTQEWVDFYNSLPDTQALMIDYSQKKLISSIPDLCNKLVPSRSNNGRQVRAMIMGIPNVGKSTMINALLGKKIAKVGNEPAVTKGQKRFTLRNGMALSDTPGMLWPKIEDVDSGYRLAASGAIKNTAIEFEDVALYAADFLLRDYPQLLLDRYKLKQLPERGDLLLEAIGRKRGGLRPGGVIDMHKASEILLNELRGGQLGQITYESVGEWLEKWEQQRLEAERLELEREEQERLEAESQSDRSAHRNKGN, from the coding sequence ATGAGTACAATTAACTGGTTCCCGGGCCATATGCATAAAGCCCGCAAAGAGATCGCCCAGGTGATGGATGAGATCGATGTGGTGATTGAAGTTCTTGATGCGCGTCTGCCTGTGTCCAGTGAAAATCCGATGGTGTCTCAGCTGCGAAAAGGGACGCCGGTTATCAAACTGCTTAATAAAAGCGATCTGGCTGACCCGGCCCGTACTCAGGAGTGGGTCGATTTTTATAATAGTCTGCCGGACACGCAGGCGCTGATGATCGACTATTCGCAGAAAAAGCTGATCAGTAGCATACCTGACCTGTGTAATAAGCTGGTGCCTTCGCGGAGTAATAATGGCCGTCAGGTGCGGGCGATGATTATGGGGATTCCCAATGTAGGGAAGTCCACCATGATTAATGCCCTGCTGGGTAAGAAAATCGCCAAAGTGGGTAACGAGCCGGCAGTAACAAAGGGTCAGAAGCGTTTTACGCTGCGCAACGGTATGGCGTTATCAGATACGCCGGGTATGCTCTGGCCAAAGATTGAAGATGTCGACTCCGGCTACCGGCTGGCGGCCAGTGGTGCTATCAAAAACACCGCAATCGAGTTTGAAGATGTTGCCCTTTATGCCGCTGACTTTTTGCTTAGGGACTATCCGCAATTGTTGCTGGATCGTTATAAACTGAAACAGTTACCGGAGCGGGGAGATCTGCTGCTTGAAGCCATCGGCCGCAAGCGGGGAGGGCTGAGACCCGGTGGCGTTATCGATATGCATAAAGCTTCAGAGATATTGCTCAACGAGTTGCGCGGTGGGCAGCTGGGTCAGATAACTTACGAATCCGTGGGCGAATGGCTGGAAAAGTGGGAGCAGCAAAGGCTTGAAGCTGAACGCCTCGAGCTTGAAAGAGAAGAACAGGAACGGTTAGAAGCAGAGTCACAGAGTGATCGCTCGGCTCACCGTAATAAAGGTAATTGA